TGGAAAGGAACATTATGATTATTCTTTTTTTGAAAAGAAACTGGCTAATGCTTTAAAAAGACTGATCCTGACTGTTGACCCGCCTGTGAAAACTGTAGCTGCTGCTCCAACTGAAAAACCAGTACCTTCAACCCCAAAAGATGAAACTGATTAAACAAATTATCGGCTGGTTCTTTTTGGCACTGATCAGGTTTTATCAGTTGTTTTTGTCTCCTTTACTAGGGGCCAGCTGTCGTTTTACGCCTACCTGCTCACAATACGGTGTAGAGGCGATCAAAAAGCACGGACCTTTTAAAGGCGGCTGGTTAACGCTTAAACGCATCGGACGCTGCCATCCCTGGGGAAAACACGGGCATGATCCTGTTCCTTAGTTTATCAAGCTTACCTGAATTTTAAATCTACTATATTTGCCTTAATGGTTACGATACTTCAACTAGAAACAGCTACACAGGTATGCTCTGCTGCATTATCTGTCAACGGAGAGACGATCGCAGTAAAAGAACTTGCTGCACAGAATATTCATGCAGGAAGCCTGACTTTGTTTATCCGGGAGGTAATGGCAACTGCGGGGTTAACTTATACGGATCTGGATGCGGTTGCTGTGAGTAAAGGGCCGGGTTCTTATACGGGGTTAAGGATTGGTGTATCAACCGCGAAAGGACTTTGTTTTGCGCTGGATAAACCCCTGATCGGAATTGAAACGCTGAGAATGATGGCACAGGGGTTTTTGAAAACTGCGGATAACTATACAGGTTTAGTTTGTCCGATGATTGACGCCAGAAGAATGGAAGTCTTTACCGGATTATACGATCACGACCTGAATGAAGTATTACCAGTGGAAGCTAAAATTATTGAGGAGAATTCCTATCAGGAACAATTGAAAACGCAGCAGCTCACTTTTATTGGTGATGGGGCAATGAAATGCAATACTTTTATTATTTCTCCGAATGCGGCTTTCTCTGACCTTAATTTTAATTCTGCGTCAAATATGAGTCTATTGGCTTATAATGCTTTTACAACTGGTCATTTTGAGGATGTAGCTTATTTTGAACCTTATTATCTGAAAGATTTCGTAGTGACCCAGGCTAAAAAGAAAGTTTAACTATTTTTTCTTTTTAAACATCCCGAATAATTTAGCAAAAAATCCTTTCTTATCCAGATCGTCACCAACTCCCGGCATGTAACTGCTGTTTTGAGGATGTTCTACTGTATACCCGAATTTAATACCGACTCCCATATATACAGAAGCTCCGGCATAACTGTTATTCGTCAGGTCTGGCTGCTGTTTATAGGCCGCTGATTTTAAGACGTTGTCACTGCCTAAGAAAAACTCGAA
The sequence above is drawn from the Pedobacter cryoconitis genome and encodes:
- the yidD gene encoding membrane protein insertion efficiency factor YidD, which codes for MKLIKQIIGWFFLALIRFYQLFLSPLLGASCRFTPTCSQYGVEAIKKHGPFKGGWLTLKRIGRCHPWGKHGHDPVP
- the tsaB gene encoding tRNA (adenosine(37)-N6)-threonylcarbamoyltransferase complex dimerization subunit type 1 TsaB, with the protein product MVTILQLETATQVCSAALSVNGETIAVKELAAQNIHAGSLTLFIREVMATAGLTYTDLDAVAVSKGPGSYTGLRIGVSTAKGLCFALDKPLIGIETLRMMAQGFLKTADNYTGLVCPMIDARRMEVFTGLYDHDLNEVLPVEAKIIEENSYQEQLKTQQLTFIGDGAMKCNTFIISPNAAFSDLNFNSASNMSLLAYNAFTTGHFEDVAYFEPYYLKDFVVTQAKKKV